One window of the Paenibacillus beijingensis genome contains the following:
- the moaA gene encoding GTP 3',8-cyclase MoaA produces the protein MITDTFHRPLKDLRISVTDRCNLRCTYCMPKEIFGADYPFLPKSELLDFDEIERLVRIFAAFGVTKIRITGGEPLLRPGLPRLLDRIRAINGIEDIALTTNGLLLPKYAEDLKSAGLHRVTVSLDSLDDERFGRINGLGVGVEPVLKGIDAAAKAGIKVKINMVVQKGVNDQDIVPMAQYFKETDHILRFIEFMDVGNTNGWKMDRVVTKREIIDMIGKTMPLEPVQNEYGEVASRYRYIGTNKEIGIVSSVSDAFCSTCTRARLSANGSFYTCLFASEGTDLRTHLRSGISDEELSAIIAAVWNNRDNRYSEIRNENTGEGGKKPKIEMSYIGG, from the coding sequence ATGATAACCGATACTTTTCACCGCCCATTAAAAGATTTAAGAATTTCCGTCACGGATCGCTGCAATTTACGCTGCACGTATTGCATGCCGAAAGAAATTTTTGGTGCGGATTATCCGTTTTTGCCGAAATCGGAGCTGCTCGACTTTGATGAAATCGAGAGGCTGGTGCGGATTTTTGCCGCTTTCGGCGTTACCAAGATCCGGATAACGGGAGGCGAGCCCTTGCTTCGCCCCGGTCTGCCCCGATTATTGGACAGGATCAGGGCAATTAACGGAATCGAAGATATTGCCCTTACGACAAACGGGCTGCTTCTCCCCAAATATGCTGAAGATCTGAAATCCGCCGGCTTACACCGGGTGACGGTAAGTTTGGATTCGCTTGACGACGAGCGTTTTGGCCGCATCAACGGACTGGGCGTCGGAGTCGAGCCGGTGCTGAAAGGGATCGATGCCGCGGCAAAGGCAGGCATAAAAGTGAAAATTAACATGGTGGTCCAAAAAGGAGTGAACGACCAGGACATCGTTCCGATGGCGCAGTATTTCAAGGAGACGGACCATATATTGCGCTTCATCGAATTTATGGATGTCGGAAATACGAACGGCTGGAAGATGGACCGGGTTGTGACGAAACGGGAAATTATCGATATGATCGGCAAAACGATGCCGCTCGAGCCGGTTCAAAATGAATATGGAGAGGTGGCCTCCAGGTATCGTTATATTGGCACAAACAAAGAAATCGGGATCGTTTCGTCTGTTTCCGACGCGTTTTGCTCGACATGTACGAGGGCGAGACTGTCCGCTAACGGTTCCTTTTATACGTGTCTGTTTGCGTCGGAAGGTACGGATTTGCGGACACATTTGCGGTCCGGCATCTCGGACGAAGAGCTCTCGGCCATCATTGCGGCTGTTTGGAATAACAGGGACAACCGTTATTCCGAGATCCGGAATGAAAATACGGGAGAAGGCGGCAAAAAACCGAAAATTGAAATGTCCTATATCGGGGGTTAA
- a CDS encoding LysR family transcriptional regulator gives MNIVHLETFIIVCKYGNFTEAAKHLFVPQPTVTNRITLLEDSLGQELFARSKSGKRNVQLTRAGEMFFPHAQSVINTLKLAKQEISHTSSLSIGSSVPLNHPYVYNVIKDFSNLNEHINIHLTFLESSNVLQSLVDNVVDIAFTTDLIMNAYYESYPLGSEEFSLILPASHPLSAQPILEDFKCIEEESIIFYEPYKNSIANLPELGFKKKLYSNQVGIIKNLINQHHGVSFLPPLFVEKEIKNNEMVSIPLSKDLQLTKMNYYLAYNKENLLNKGIQLNQENWSTQEVG, from the coding sequence ATGAACATCGTACATTTGGAAACGTTCATTATCGTCTGCAAATACGGTAACTTTACGGAGGCCGCAAAACATCTCTTTGTTCCGCAGCCGACGGTAACGAATCGTATCACGCTGCTCGAAGATTCGCTCGGCCAGGAGCTTTTTGCAAGAAGCAAATCGGGAAAACGGAATGTTCAGCTTACCCGGGCCGGCGAGATGTTTTTTCCGCACGCGCAATCCGTTATTAATACGCTGAAACTGGCCAAGCAGGAAATATCCCATACGAGCTCTTTATCGATCGGAAGTTCGGTTCCCTTGAATCACCCTTATGTTTATAATGTCATCAAAGACTTTTCCAATTTGAACGAGCATATCAATATCCATTTGACCTTCTTGGAATCGTCTAACGTCCTGCAGTCTTTGGTCGACAATGTCGTAGACATCGCGTTTACAACCGATTTAATAATGAACGCTTATTATGAAAGCTATCCGCTTGGCTCTGAAGAATTCAGCTTGATTCTCCCCGCTTCACATCCTTTGTCAGCTCAGCCGATATTGGAAGACTTCAAATGCATCGAAGAGGAAAGTATTATTTTTTACGAGCCTTACAAAAACAGCATCGCAAACCTGCCGGAGCTGGGCTTTAAGAAGAAGCTCTATTCCAACCAGGTCGGCATCATCAAAAATCTGATCAACCAGCATCACGGCGTCTCCTTCTTGCCTCCCTTGTTTGTAGAAAAAGAAATTAAAAATAACGAAATGGTCAGCATTCCGTTGTCGAAGGATCTTCAATTAACCAAAATGAACTACTATTTGGCCTACAATAAAGAAAATTTATTGAACAAGGGCATTCAATTGAACCAGGAAAACTGGAGCACTCAAGAAGTCGGATAA
- a CDS encoding GntR family transcriptional regulator: MSDSPVKLIKETTTMAVYRRVYDLVLNGHFPPGDWIRERQLKELLGVSSTPIREALRMLVQERILESVPHHGVRVKGLSMKEIRDYYELRAELEGLAAELAAQRGSAELFKQMEDLLQLQPDYCDSADHVTLAVESNNQFHDLIVEASGNESLKNTLLHLRAGISWIQVMAWNRNSDRHSLTYHQHRGIWEALVSRDPKQARARVHEHIWDSVSLMLQAPHGELTGKL; the protein is encoded by the coding sequence ATGTCCGATTCGCCCGTTAAGCTGATCAAGGAAACGACGACAATGGCGGTCTACAGACGGGTATACGACCTCGTGCTGAACGGGCATTTTCCGCCGGGCGATTGGATCAGGGAGCGCCAATTGAAGGAATTGCTCGGGGTAAGCAGCACACCGATCCGCGAAGCGCTGCGGATGCTCGTTCAGGAACGGATCCTGGAATCCGTTCCCCATCACGGGGTCCGCGTCAAAGGACTTTCGATGAAGGAAATAAGGGATTACTATGAGCTTCGTGCCGAATTGGAAGGCTTGGCAGCCGAATTGGCCGCACAGCGGGGAAGCGCCGAGCTTTTTAAACAAATGGAAGATCTTCTTCAGCTGCAGCCGGATTATTGCGACAGCGCCGATCACGTTACGTTAGCGGTGGAGTCCAACAATCAATTTCACGATCTGATCGTGGAGGCTAGCGGAAATGAATCGTTAAAAAACACGCTGCTGCATCTGCGGGCAGGAATCAGCTGGATCCAAGTGATGGCATGGAACCGCAACAGCGACCGGCATTCCTTAACGTATCATCAGCACAGAGGAATTTGGGAGGCGCTTGTAAGCCGGGATCCGAAGCAGGCGCGCGCGAGAGTCCACGAGCATATTTGGGATTCGGTCAGTTTAATGCTGCAAGCTCCCCACGGGGAATTAACCGGAAAGCTTTAG
- a CDS encoding GntR family transcriptional regulator, translating to MEMANKLVKETTTMAVYRRIYDLVLNGNFPPGEWIRERQLKELLGVSSTPIREALRMLVQERILESVPHHGVRVKDLSLKEIRDYYELRAELEGLAAELAAQRGSSTHFKQMEDLLRLQPEHFDNADHAQEAIDSNNQFHDLIVEASGNEALKSTLLHLRAGISWIQVMAWNRNKDQDRHSLTYHQHRGILEALINRDPKLARSRIHEHIWDSVSLMVSSPHEDVSGKIWSETT from the coding sequence ATGGAAATGGCAAACAAGCTGGTGAAGGAAACGACAACAATGGCGGTTTACAGGCGGATCTACGACCTCGTATTAAATGGAAATTTTCCTCCGGGCGAATGGATCCGCGAGCGCCAATTGAAGGAACTGCTCGGAGTAAGCAGCACGCCGATCCGTGAAGCGTTGCGAATGCTCGTTCAGGAAAGGATTCTGGAATCCGTCCCCCATCACGGGGTCCGCGTCAAAGATCTTTCGCTCAAGGAAATCAGGGATTATTATGAGCTTCGTGCCGAATTGGAAGGGTTGGCAGCGGAGTTGGCCGCACAGCGCGGAAGCAGTACCCATTTTAAGCAAATGGAAGATCTTCTTCGGCTCCAGCCCGAACATTTCGACAACGCCGACCATGCGCAGGAGGCGATCGATTCGAATAATCAATTTCATGATCTGATCGTGGAAGCCAGCGGGAATGAAGCGTTAAAGAGCACGCTGCTGCATCTGCGTGCAGGAATAAGCTGGATTCAGGTTATGGCATGGAACCGAAACAAAGACCAAGACCGTCATTCGTTAACCTACCATCAGCACCGCGGAATTTTGGAGGCACTCATCAATCGGGATCCGAAGCTGGCTCGCTCTAGAATTCATGAGCATATTTGGGATTCGGTCAGTTTAATGGTATCTTCTCCGCACGAAGATGTAAGCGGTAAAATTTGGTCCGAAACGACATAG
- a CDS encoding XdhC family protein, whose product MNDFYRIYKIMKANKEQRFALATIVRVDGSAYRREGAKMLFGKDGSRYGTISAGCLEEDLSYHVQEVLQSGDPKTVQYDLRTVDDLSWGQSAGCDGNIEVYMEPIHWEQEVAHDRVKIWPHVDRLLNEGKSVICVKCIGGKMERGIQFLYSGDTEITGTESDRQLQTKLKKYVQTFAASGSKTTLYFVPELGSDFLFELYTPKEMLYIFGAGPDAEPLVQLASQVDFSVTVIDPRSGRCNAEYFPTADFTIVDHPETYLASATLPHNSYVLIMTHNFNRDQFILDRLLQSPPYYLGVLGPRRRTERLVRNKALPDFVHSPIGLNIGAEGPEEISISVMAELIQARKQASRQTSYPEYSCFAYADSGGNI is encoded by the coding sequence ATGAACGATTTTTACCGGATATACAAAATTATGAAAGCCAATAAAGAACAAAGATTCGCGCTGGCGACGATCGTCCGGGTCGACGGATCCGCTTACCGGCGGGAGGGCGCCAAGATGCTGTTCGGAAAAGACGGCAGCCGCTACGGAACGATAAGCGCCGGTTGTCTGGAAGAAGATTTGAGTTATCATGTTCAAGAGGTGCTGCAATCCGGCGATCCGAAGACGGTCCAATACGACTTAAGAACGGTGGATGATCTGTCCTGGGGGCAAAGCGCGGGCTGTGACGGCAACATCGAAGTTTATATGGAACCCATCCACTGGGAGCAGGAAGTGGCACACGACCGGGTGAAGATTTGGCCGCATGTGGACCGGTTATTGAATGAAGGAAAAAGCGTTATCTGCGTGAAGTGTATCGGTGGTAAGATGGAGAGGGGGATACAATTCCTTTACTCCGGCGATACCGAAATTACGGGAACGGAATCGGATCGTCAACTTCAGACCAAGCTAAAGAAATATGTCCAAACGTTCGCGGCAAGCGGAAGCAAGACGACGTTATATTTTGTTCCTGAACTCGGGAGCGACTTTTTGTTCGAGCTCTATACGCCTAAAGAGATGTTATATATTTTTGGAGCCGGTCCGGATGCCGAACCGCTCGTTCAATTGGCTTCACAAGTCGATTTTTCGGTTACGGTTATTGATCCAAGAAGCGGCCGGTGCAATGCAGAGTATTTTCCGACCGCCGATTTTACAATTGTCGACCATCCGGAAACGTATTTGGCGTCGGCAACCTTGCCTCATAACAGCTACGTTCTCATCATGACGCACAATTTTAACCGCGACCAATTCATTTTGGACCGTCTTCTCCAGTCCCCGCCTTATTATCTTGGCGTCCTTGGACCGAGAAGAAGAACGGAGCGTTTAGTAAGGAATAAAGCTCTGCCGGATTTCGTTCATTCCCCGATCGGCTTGAACATCGGCGCCGAAGGGCCGGAGGAGATCAGTATTAGTGTGATGGCGGAATTGATACAGGCCAGAAAACAGGCTAGCAGACAGACGAGCTATCCGGAATACAGCTGTTTCGCCTATGCAGATTCGGGGGGAAATATATGA
- a CDS encoding LysR family transcriptional regulator, producing the protein MNIIHLETFIVVCKYGNFTEAAKQLYVPQPTVTNRITLLEEMLGQELFARGKSGKRNVQLTRAGERFLPHAQSVMNTLKMAKQEITHPSSFSIGSSIPLCHPLIYNTIKDFSNLNDHLNIHLTFLETSNVLQSSVDKSVDIAFTTSVIQKANYESYLLGSEEFSLILPASHPLAKLSVLDNFECMEEETMIVYEPYKNNVANLSERCFKKKLYSNQVGIIKNLITQHLGVSLLPPLFVEKEIEHNEMVSIPLSKEIQLTKMNYYLAYNKDNLANKGIQLNQENWSVQEVG; encoded by the coding sequence ATGAACATCATACATCTTGAAACATTCATTGTTGTTTGCAAATACGGTAATTTTACGGAGGCGGCCAAGCAATTGTATGTGCCTCAGCCGACGGTTACGAATCGGATTACGCTGCTGGAAGAAATGCTCGGGCAGGAGCTTTTTGCAAGAGGAAAGTCGGGGAAACGAAATGTGCAGCTGACGCGCGCAGGCGAAAGGTTTTTGCCCCATGCTCAATCCGTTATGAATACGTTGAAGATGGCCAAACAAGAAATCACTCATCCAAGCTCTTTTTCGATCGGAAGTTCAATTCCGCTCTGCCACCCGCTTATCTATAACACGATTAAAGACTTCTCTAATTTAAACGATCATTTGAACATCCATTTGACCTTTCTGGAAACGTCCAATGTTCTGCAGTCTTCGGTCGATAAATCGGTGGACATCGCCTTTACAACGAGCGTCATTCAAAAAGCGAATTATGAAAGCTACCTGCTCGGCTCTGAAGAATTCAGCTTGATTCTCCCCGCATCACATCCGTTGGCGAAACTGTCCGTGTTAGACAACTTTGAATGCATGGAAGAAGAAACGATGATCGTTTACGAGCCGTACAAAAACAACGTGGCGAACTTGTCTGAACGATGCTTTAAGAAAAAGCTTTATTCCAACCAGGTAGGAATCATCAAAAACCTGATCACCCAACATCTCGGCGTATCCTTGTTACCTCCATTATTCGTGGAAAAAGAAATCGAACATAACGAAATGGTCAGCATCCCGCTGTCGAAAGAGATTCAGCTGACCAAAATGAACTACTACTTAGCTTATAATAAAGACAATTTAGCGAATAAGGGCATTCAATTAAATCAGGAAAACTGGAGTGTTCAAGAGGTTGGTTAA
- a CDS encoding carbohydrate ABC transporter permease, translating into MYEHRKELEGLYQQHKAIEHRKIAAVLSVLLMGLGQLYNRQFGKGIVLLLFSCLGIYTAITRLPHAVWGVVTLGEKERHLEKVGKIYKQVMGDHSIFLLVEGLITVLVVFVFVWMYVLNVKDAYRTGKVREEGGTTNTFSQSLKYIADYRFPQIAISIPMLGILFFTIMPIIFMILLAFTNYTINNQPPAHLINWHGFKTFKDIFAIKSWSHTLYAVALWTFVWALLTTLTSFIGGFAVALVVQRKEVRFKSFWRTLFILPYAIPAFVSTLILKNIFNGQFGPINQYLKMLGLPAVSWLSDPTIAKVTLIIVNFWLSFPVMMLMIIGILTTIPSDMYEAADIDGANGFQKLRLITYPAVMFSMAPLLVMQFVGNINNFNLIFLLTGGKPGNSEFRFAGHTDIMITWIYKLTVDQGQFNFASVIGIFIFIILSFFAIWSIRNTKAFKEEEVK; encoded by the coding sequence ATGTACGAGCATCGCAAGGAGCTGGAAGGATTATACCAACAGCATAAGGCTATTGAACACCGCAAAATTGCGGCAGTCTTGTCTGTTCTTCTCATGGGTCTCGGCCAATTGTATAACCGGCAGTTTGGGAAAGGGATTGTACTGCTGCTCTTCTCTTGCCTGGGGATTTATACGGCTATAACCCGGCTTCCGCATGCCGTCTGGGGTGTGGTTACACTAGGAGAAAAAGAAAGGCATCTGGAAAAGGTCGGGAAAATATACAAGCAAGTGATGGGCGATCATTCGATCTTTTTATTGGTCGAAGGTCTCATTACCGTTTTAGTCGTTTTTGTATTTGTTTGGATGTATGTTCTGAACGTTAAAGATGCATACCGGACCGGAAAGGTGCGGGAAGAAGGCGGAACAACGAACACGTTCAGTCAAAGCTTGAAATATATAGCGGACTACCGCTTCCCGCAAATCGCGATCTCCATCCCGATGCTGGGCATTCTGTTTTTCACCATTATGCCGATTATATTCATGATATTGCTGGCCTTTACCAATTACACCATCAACAATCAGCCGCCCGCGCATTTGATCAATTGGCACGGCTTCAAGACGTTCAAAGATATTTTCGCGATCAAATCGTGGAGCCATACGTTATATGCAGTGGCGCTGTGGACCTTTGTTTGGGCGCTGCTTACGACGCTGACCAGTTTTATCGGCGGCTTTGCCGTCGCTCTGGTTGTTCAGCGTAAAGAAGTGCGTTTCAAGTCATTCTGGCGGACGCTGTTCATTTTGCCCTACGCCATTCCGGCATTCGTCTCGACCTTGATATTGAAGAACATTTTTAACGGACAGTTCGGTCCGATCAATCAATATTTGAAAATGCTTGGACTGCCTGCCGTTTCCTGGCTTTCCGATCCGACGATTGCGAAAGTGACGCTCATTATCGTGAACTTCTGGCTTAGCTTTCCGGTCATGATGTTAATGATTATCGGCATCTTGACCACGATTCCGAGCGATATGTATGAAGCGGCTGATATTGACGGGGCCAACGGTTTCCAGAAGCTTCGCCTCATTACGTATCCGGCCGTCATGTTCTCGATGGCTCCGCTGCTCGTCATGCAGTTCGTCGGCAACATTAACAACTTCAACCTTATTTTTCTGCTCACGGGCGGAAAACCCGGCAACTCTGAATTCCGATTCGCCGGCCATACCGATATTATGATCACCTGGATTTACAAGCTGACCGTCGACCAGGGGCAATTCAATTTTGCTTCGGTCATCGGCATTTTCATCTTCATTATTTTGTCGTTCTTCGCCATCTGGAGCATCCGTAATACGAAAGCGTTCAAGGAAGAGGAGGTGAAATAA
- a CDS encoding sugar ABC transporter permease codes for MAGAKSKKVFSTTFVYVFLSLVGIVSIYPAVWVIMSSFRIGGSLFSETLIPKQLTFIHYMELFEKYDFARWYINSLKISVVSTIFMTILILLTGYIFSTFRFGGRKTLMSTLLVLGLFPSFMSMIAVYILLNMLNLLDTHLAVIIVYVAGSPVFFLFAKSYFDTIPRSLIEAARIDGASHLSIFFRIVAPLSTPMVVYMALLSFTGTFTDFIFARLVLSSTETKTLAVGLFDMINTNFSTDFTIFAAGCVLISVPITLLFLIMQRYLVMGLTAGGEKG; via the coding sequence ATGGCCGGTGCGAAATCAAAAAAAGTTTTCAGCACGACGTTTGTTTACGTCTTTCTTAGCCTCGTCGGCATCGTCTCCATTTATCCTGCCGTATGGGTTATCATGTCCTCGTTTCGCATAGGGGGCTCGTTGTTCAGCGAGACGCTCATCCCTAAGCAGCTTACGTTCATTCACTATATGGAATTGTTTGAGAAATACGACTTTGCGCGCTGGTATATCAATTCGCTAAAAATTTCCGTCGTCAGCACGATTTTTATGACGATCCTCATTTTACTGACTGGTTATATTTTCTCCACCTTCCGGTTCGGTGGCCGCAAAACGCTCATGAGCACCTTGCTCGTTCTCGGGTTGTTCCCTTCATTTATGAGCATGATCGCCGTCTACATTTTGCTGAACATGTTGAATTTGCTGGACACCCATCTGGCCGTCATCATCGTCTATGTGGCAGGTTCGCCGGTCTTTTTCCTGTTTGCCAAAAGCTACTTTGATACGATTCCGAGAAGCTTGATCGAAGCCGCGCGGATCGACGGAGCGAGCCACCTCAGCATCTTCTTCCGCATCGTCGCTCCGCTTTCAACGCCAATGGTCGTCTATATGGCGCTGCTCAGTTTTACAGGCACGTTCACCGATTTTATTTTTGCCAGACTTGTTTTAAGCTCGACGGAGACGAAGACTCTTGCCGTCGGATTGTTCGATATGATCAACACCAATTTTTCAACCGACTTCACCATTTTCGCAGCAGGGTGCGTGCTGATCTCCGTACCGATTACGTTGTTGTTCCTCATCATGCAGCGTTATCTGGTCATGGGGCTGACGGCTGGCGGCGAAAAAGGATAA
- a CDS encoding sugar ABC transporter substrate-binding protein, whose protein sequence is MKKKIGLALLSFTLMFTLAACGGTSKNSSDTGTKETGNSQAAATDELVPEEGAKLVFWHPKTPFSEYAVQEFEKKYNIPVELQDVGYDAVLNKYKADGPAGKGADVFVLGHLELGDAVKSGSILPNDYFEEDTKNTMLDEANKAFSWDGILYGYPSYAYLPALYVNKDLVKDAKLDTWDDIIAFAKTFNDIPNNKYGFFFEANGYGSAFPFIAAEGGYIFGKGGTDASDIGLNNEGAIKGAEYFQSLKEILPLKAADTTTDVKTSLWEQGKIAIIADGAWNSGRFQKLPFKVEAMPWPKMPDGKIPPVLTGVGGFFVGSYTQYPNAAKLFASFLMSEEMQKKINEVTGFLPLAKNLQKEELYKDNPVTLGFIRQLKQSVFMPNIPEMKILAYNDTVVSPAFEKIWDGADVKSTLDQAVQGLKDTIGSQK, encoded by the coding sequence ATGAAAAAGAAAATTGGACTTGCATTATTATCCTTTACGTTAATGTTTACGCTCGCGGCATGCGGCGGGACTTCTAAAAATTCTTCCGATACAGGCACAAAAGAGACCGGCAATTCGCAAGCTGCAGCAACGGACGAGCTCGTTCCGGAAGAGGGCGCCAAGCTGGTGTTCTGGCATCCGAAAACTCCTTTCTCCGAATACGCGGTGCAAGAGTTTGAGAAAAAATACAATATCCCCGTTGAGCTTCAAGATGTGGGTTACGACGCGGTTCTGAATAAATACAAAGCCGACGGCCCGGCTGGCAAAGGCGCCGACGTCTTTGTTCTTGGTCATCTTGAATTGGGAGACGCGGTGAAATCCGGCAGCATCCTGCCAAACGATTATTTTGAAGAAGACACGAAAAACACCATGCTTGACGAAGCGAACAAAGCGTTCTCGTGGGACGGCATTCTTTACGGATATCCAAGCTATGCTTATTTGCCTGCCCTTTACGTCAACAAGGATTTGGTGAAGGATGCCAAGCTCGACACTTGGGATGATATTATCGCGTTCGCGAAAACGTTTAATGATATTCCGAACAACAAATACGGCTTTTTCTTTGAGGCTAACGGCTATGGCAGTGCGTTTCCGTTCATTGCGGCCGAAGGCGGCTATATTTTCGGCAAAGGCGGCACTGACGCAAGCGATATCGGACTTAATAACGAGGGTGCGATTAAAGGGGCGGAATATTTCCAATCGCTGAAAGAAATTTTGCCGCTCAAAGCTGCCGATACGACAACCGACGTCAAAACGAGCCTTTGGGAGCAAGGCAAGATCGCTATTATTGCCGATGGAGCCTGGAACAGCGGCCGCTTCCAAAAGCTTCCGTTCAAAGTTGAAGCGATGCCGTGGCCGAAAATGCCGGACGGAAAAATTCCGCCAGTTTTGACCGGTGTAGGCGGATTCTTCGTAGGATCGTACACGCAATATCCGAATGCCGCCAAGCTGTTTGCGAGCTTCCTGATGTCGGAAGAAATGCAGAAGAAAATCAATGAAGTGACAGGGTTCCTTCCGCTCGCCAAAAACTTGCAAAAAGAAGAGCTGTACAAGGACAATCCGGTTACGCTCGGTTTCATTCGCCAATTGAAACAGTCGGTGTTTATGCCTAACATTCCTGAAATGAAGATCTTGGCGTACAATGATACGGTCGTCTCGCCGGCATTTGAAAAAATTTGGGATGGTGCCGATGTAAAGTCGACGTTGGACCAAGCGGTACAGGGCTTGAAAGATACGATCGGAAGCCAGAAGTAA